The following coding sequences are from one Methanosarcina sp. WWM596 window:
- a CDS encoding NAD(P)/FAD-dependent oxidoreductase: MGSDFGVKDAASKIIRVAGEVQEEDPVKVSTRARKEKNPTRVVIIGGGACGMAVATKIRRQSDFKIVVLSSDSHTAYSHCGIPFVLGREIESFEKLIVKSPGFFREKNIDVKLNEKVRSINLTEQVILTGEGTYPFDKLVIATGSLPFISRKSKANILSYGFFTLRNLTDGKLFGKALETAQIVCIVGGGTIGIECASALTKRGIKTILVTRSKDLLSSQFDSEMAAIVRAHLEDLGVEVITGEPLFLPENFWKEKTVYLKDRHFPADLMLLATGVKPEVYLASEAGLEIGKAGGIVVNEMLQVKAGGEFLPNVYAGGECAEVIDLLTGESRLSQLGTTARRMADVIGNNITGKYSIFGPLADPWVAVAGDLQFGGVGLTPEQTERQGIKIVTGFSRGRTRASYYPGLKDIYIKLFFKDGYLAGAQLAGGEGIKERIDALSLAIRKKTTIKDLLSLETCYAPPVSMLVDPLVPAVKAAVRNMRKGKTNEQGPDKGSDERYG, encoded by the coding sequence ATGGGAAGCGATTTCGGTGTAAAAGATGCTGCAAGTAAAATCATTCGAGTCGCAGGTGAAGTTCAAGAGGAGGATCCTGTTAAAGTTTCCACACGGGCCCGGAAAGAGAAAAACCCTACAAGGGTGGTCATTATAGGAGGTGGAGCCTGTGGTATGGCAGTTGCTACCAAGATCAGGAGGCAGAGTGACTTTAAAATAGTTGTGCTTTCATCAGACTCCCACACGGCTTACAGTCACTGCGGAATTCCTTTTGTTCTGGGCAGAGAAATTGAAAGTTTCGAAAAATTAATTGTAAAATCTCCGGGTTTTTTCAGGGAAAAAAACATAGATGTGAAACTGAACGAGAAAGTAAGGTCAATAAACCTGACCGAGCAGGTCATCCTGACAGGAGAGGGAACCTATCCTTTTGACAAACTGGTAATTGCTACAGGGAGCCTGCCCTTTATATCCCGTAAAAGTAAGGCAAATATTCTGTCTTACGGGTTCTTCACACTCCGGAATCTTACTGACGGCAAACTCTTTGGAAAAGCCCTCGAAACCGCCCAAATAGTATGCATCGTAGGTGGGGGTACAATAGGAATCGAATGTGCCTCAGCCCTCACAAAGCGAGGGATTAAAACTATCCTTGTAACCAGAAGTAAAGACCTGCTTTCCAGCCAGTTTGATTCCGAGATGGCTGCAATTGTCAGGGCACATCTTGAAGACCTCGGTGTGGAGGTTATTACTGGGGAACCTCTCTTTTTACCGGAAAATTTCTGGAAAGAAAAAACCGTATACTTAAAGGACAGGCATTTTCCTGCAGACCTTATGCTCCTGGCAACCGGGGTAAAACCTGAAGTCTACCTGGCCAGCGAGGCAGGGCTAGAAATTGGAAAGGCAGGAGGAATAGTCGTAAATGAAATGCTTCAGGTGAAGGCAGGAGGGGAATTCCTCCCCAATGTATACGCAGGGGGCGAATGTGCGGAAGTTATTGACCTGCTAACCGGGGAAAGCAGGCTCAGCCAGCTGGGGACAACCGCACGGCGTATGGCAGATGTAATCGGAAATAATATTACAGGCAAATACTCTATTTTCGGGCCTCTTGCAGACCCCTGGGTAGCTGTTGCCGGAGACCTGCAATTCGGAGGAGTTGGGCTTACACCCGAACAGACGGAGAGGCAGGGGATAAAAATTGTAACCGGATTTTCCCGCGGGCGCACGAGAGCTTCCTACTATCCGGGTCTAAAAGATATTTATATAAAACTCTTTTTTAAAGACGGCTACCTTGCAGGAGCGCAGCTCGCAGGAGGAGAGGGGATAAAGGAAAGGATCGATGCTCTCTCCCTTGCGATAAGAAAGAAAACAACAATTAAAGACCTTCTGAGCCTTGAAACTTGCTATGCCCCTCCGGTTTCCATGCTTGTGGACCCTCTCGTACCGGCTGTAAAAGCCGCGGTCAGAAATATGCGAAAGGGGAAAACAAATGAGCAGGGTCCGGATAAGGGATCGGATGAAAGATATGGTTAA
- a CDS encoding HPP family protein yields the protein MNVSEIMTEGSISVKDGDFVTRARQMMRDYLLRGLVVVDEGNRLVGMLNDQDIMKITSTRSDVTVGGYARPSPTITPDMDVVKAAKLMVQSKQNRVPVIKSTTDHTVVGVLSDVDILKKVDLPKSVLKPIEAIMTKKVKTCSPDERISKIWDYMIETDYTGIPVVSKKGDPIGMITRRDIIKSGILRMSREDERATRPNESPKVEKIMSTPAYILSENDSVKSAIDIIIRQDIGRVTVVNEQGKISGIVDRQDLLESLTNVWSE from the coding sequence ATGAATGTAAGCGAGATTATGACAGAAGGATCTATAAGTGTCAAAGATGGGGATTTTGTAACTCGTGCCCGTCAAATGATGCGTGATTACTTACTTCGAGGCCTTGTTGTTGTTGATGAGGGAAACAGGCTTGTTGGAATGCTGAATGACCAGGATATCATGAAAATTACATCCACGCGCTCGGATGTCACGGTAGGCGGATATGCAAGGCCGTCCCCGACAATAACTCCAGATATGGATGTTGTAAAAGCTGCAAAATTAATGGTGCAATCGAAACAGAACAGAGTTCCAGTTATCAAATCAACAACAGACCATACGGTTGTAGGTGTCCTGAGTGATGTTGATATTCTCAAAAAGGTGGATCTTCCAAAAAGTGTTTTGAAACCCATAGAAGCGATTATGACAAAAAAAGTCAAAACCTGTTCACCGGATGAAAGGATCTCCAAGATTTGGGATTATATGATAGAGACGGATTATACCGGTATTCCAGTAGTTTCAAAGAAAGGCGATCCCATCGGGATGATAACAAGAAGAGATATAATTAAATCAGGTATTTTGAGGATGTCCAGAGAAGACGAACGGGCGACAAGGCCAAACGAAAGTCCCAAAGTTGAAAAGATTATGTCAACTCCTGCATATATTCTCTCAGAGAACGATTCCGTTAAGAGTGCGATTGACATAATTATCCGGCAGGATATCGGAAGAGTTACTGTAGTAAATGAGCAGGGTAAAATATCCGGAATCGTTGACAGGCAGGATCTCCTGGAATCCCTCACCAACGTATGGTCTGAGTGA
- a CDS encoding RNA 2'-phosphotransferase → MIRKCTEHGYFRGSSCQQCKRPGRYVLDDGREEKLGRFVSGTLRHFPASAGVKMDECGWVDLNAFCDVMRKRYNWMRKEYLYALVESDEKGRYQINGSMIRARYGHSVNIDLDYEESDTPYVYYGASPEEVDVLLENGIFPIKQRYVHLSTSYEKATEVALIHTENPVILQVDAFGAQEEGISLKLATDYIVLAEKIPPEYLFVLED, encoded by the coding sequence ATGATTCGAAAATGCACTGAGCACGGCTATTTTAGAGGAAGCAGCTGTCAGCAGTGTAAACGCCCTGGCAGATACGTGCTGGACGATGGAAGGGAAGAAAAGCTCGGCAGGTTTGTATCAGGCACTCTCCGGCACTTTCCGGCATCTGCAGGAGTTAAAATGGACGAATGCGGCTGGGTGGATCTTAACGCTTTCTGTGATGTTATGAGGAAACGTTATAACTGGATGAGGAAAGAGTACCTTTATGCCCTTGTGGAGTCCGATGAAAAAGGAAGATATCAGATCAATGGGTCCATGATAAGGGCACGTTACGGACATTCTGTTAACATTGATCTTGATTACGAGGAAAGTGATACTCCATACGTGTACTACGGGGCAAGCCCGGAGGAAGTCGATGTCCTGCTCGAGAACGGAATTTTCCCTATCAAACAGCGCTATGTTCATCTCAGCACTTCATATGAAAAGGCAACTGAAGTTGCCCTGATCCATACTGAAAATCCTGTGATCCTTCAGGTGGACGCCTTTGGAGCTCAGGAAGAAGGAATTTCTCTTAAGCTCGCAACGGATTACATCGTACTTGCAGAAAAGATACCTCCCGAGTACCTGTTTGTACTCGAGGACTAA
- the rtcA gene encoding RNA 3'-terminal phosphate cyclase: MIEIDGSYGEGGGQVIRTAVALSAVTGKEVKVTNIRKNRPNPGLKQQHLKALETAARICGARVSGLFPGSSELFFAPVEIKGGKYEVDIGTAGSITLLLQSLMPALPFAKEKVEITIKGGTDVAWSPTIDYLQHVTFRALKQLGYAGSVTLKTRGYYPRGGGEVSAVFEPCKLRGFHFRKEGENRRAEEDRRGEETLKEGKDPNQGIEVMGISHASNLPAHVPARQAEAAGSMLFEAGYDPRITVQSCELLSTGSGITLWSGYCGGSALGERGLPAEKVGRRAAEEIISELRITASVDVHLADQLIPYMALAGNSSYTVREITLHAATNIWVTEQFLDVKFRIKEKEGLFEVSAD, encoded by the coding sequence ATGATAGAAATTGACGGTTCATATGGGGAAGGAGGAGGGCAGGTAATCAGAACAGCTGTTGCCCTTTCTGCAGTTACTGGAAAAGAAGTAAAGGTTACGAACATAAGAAAAAACAGACCAAATCCCGGCCTGAAACAGCAGCATCTGAAAGCTTTGGAAACTGCAGCCAGGATCTGCGGAGCACGGGTTTCAGGGCTTTTTCCAGGTTCTTCAGAGTTATTTTTTGCTCCAGTGGAAATAAAGGGGGGGAAATATGAGGTTGATATAGGGACTGCAGGAAGCATAACCCTGCTTCTGCAGAGCCTTATGCCAGCCCTGCCTTTTGCAAAAGAAAAGGTCGAAATAACGATAAAGGGAGGGACTGACGTTGCCTGGTCCCCGACAATTGACTACCTCCAGCATGTAACCTTCAGGGCACTTAAACAACTTGGATATGCAGGCAGTGTAACCCTAAAAACCCGCGGTTACTATCCCAGGGGAGGAGGAGAAGTCTCAGCTGTTTTTGAACCCTGTAAGCTTCGTGGTTTCCATTTCCGAAAGGAAGGAGAAAACAGAAGAGCCGAAGAGGACCGAAGAGGAGAAGAAACCCTGAAAGAAGGGAAGGACCCAAACCAGGGGATAGAAGTTATGGGAATTTCACATGCATCGAATCTTCCGGCACATGTGCCAGCCCGCCAGGCTGAAGCTGCTGGATCCATGCTTTTTGAAGCCGGATACGATCCACGGATCACTGTCCAGTCCTGCGAATTGCTTTCCACAGGAAGCGGGATAACCCTCTGGTCCGGTTATTGCGGAGGAAGTGCCCTTGGAGAAAGAGGACTGCCTGCTGAAAAAGTGGGCAGGCGAGCTGCAGAAGAAATAATCTCGGAACTCAGAATAACAGCCTCTGTGGATGTGCACCTGGCAGACCAGCTGATCCCGTATATGGCACTTGCAGGAAACAGTTCTTACACTGTTCGTGAAATAACTTTACATGCGGCAACAAACATCTGGGTCACAGAACAGTTCCTGGATGTGAAATTCAGGATAAAGGAAAAGGAGGGACTTTTTGAAGTATCAGCAGACTGA
- a CDS encoding cyclic nucleotide-binding/CBS domain-containing protein has product MIDEPEKVAGTDIHNREIEREVSVAEVMNKTVITMDINTDIPAIAREMVKHDVGSVIITEKEKAMGIITERDLVKGIVTEDKKPSKVNASEILSTPLITVAPETSVIKASEIMLKANIKRLPVLKDSTIIGIISHTDILMVTPGLSTILKDLIDMNREALLSSSPTEKIEEDFSAGICESCSYHSVDLKLVDGRYLCENCRQAEGENYE; this is encoded by the coding sequence ATGATTGATGAACCTGAAAAGGTAGCAGGTACTGATATTCACAACAGAGAAATTGAGAGAGAGGTCTCGGTTGCTGAAGTGATGAATAAAACAGTCATCACAATGGACATTAACACAGATATTCCTGCCATTGCAAGGGAAATGGTCAAACACGATGTCGGAAGCGTAATTATTACAGAAAAAGAAAAGGCAATGGGAATCATTACCGAAAGGGACCTTGTGAAGGGCATCGTTACAGAGGACAAGAAACCAAGTAAGGTAAATGCAAGCGAAATCCTCTCAACCCCGCTGATAACTGTTGCGCCTGAAACAAGTGTAATAAAAGCTTCCGAAATTATGTTGAAAGCCAATATTAAAAGGTTGCCAGTCCTGAAAGACAGTACAATTATAGGAATTATTTCTCATACCGACATCCTGATGGTAACACCCGGACTCAGTACCATACTTAAGGATCTTATTGATATGAACCGGGAAGCTCTCCTCTCCAGTTCTCCAACTGAGAAGATTGAAGAAGACTTCAGTGCAGGAATATGTGAGTCCTGTTCATATCATTCAGTAGACCTGAAATTAGTAGACGGCAGATACTTATGTGAAAACTGTCGGCAAGCAGAAGGGGAGAATTACGAATGA
- a CDS encoding CBS domain-containing protein, producing the protein MILLNKNTKFVPVEKKNVQPGLNNSGKTAQQKDSHMVSSMGTMRIGPSFKSHISEHEGKILALATRNVVTLPPTATIMEAVRIMTEKRFRRIPITDAGTGRLEGVVTSVDIIDFLGGGSRNLLVENRFKGNLLAAINEEVRQIMQTDVAYINEQADFKDAVTTMLKRRTGGLPIVNDEMQVVAIFTERNAVELMGGIVTNKTVDEYMTKAVTMVTTDMSIGHAAKVMVQNRFRRLPVVKDGIFAGMVTASDIVHFLGRGDAFSKLTTGNIHEALDQPIGSIVSKELIWTSPGTDMGKAMKIMLDKKIGSLPVLEEGMLRGIITESDFLRGFDF; encoded by the coding sequence GTGATCCTATTGAACAAAAATACGAAATTTGTACCAGTCGAAAAAAAGAATGTTCAGCCAGGTCTGAACAATTCAGGCAAAACAGCGCAACAGAAAGACTCGCATATGGTCAGCAGCATGGGCACAATGAGAATAGGCCCCAGTTTCAAGTCCCACATTTCGGAACATGAAGGAAAAATTCTTGCCCTGGCTACAAGGAATGTAGTAACCCTCCCTCCCACTGCAACTATCATGGAAGCAGTCAGAATTATGACTGAAAAGAGATTCAGGCGTATTCCGATCACAGACGCAGGAACAGGGAGACTGGAAGGAGTAGTCACTTCTGTTGATATCATCGATTTCCTGGGAGGCGGCAGCAGGAACCTCCTTGTCGAAAATCGTTTCAAAGGCAACCTTCTGGCTGCAATAAACGAAGAAGTACGCCAGATTATGCAAACTGATGTTGCGTACATCAATGAGCAGGCAGATTTCAAGGATGCCGTTACAACAATGCTTAAAAGGAGGACCGGTGGCCTACCAATAGTAAATGATGAAATGCAGGTCGTCGCAATCTTTACCGAAAGAAATGCCGTGGAGCTGATGGGCGGGATTGTGACAAATAAAACCGTTGACGAGTACATGACCAAAGCTGTCACAATGGTAACAACAGACATGTCCATCGGACACGCAGCAAAAGTAATGGTACAGAACAGGTTCCGAAGACTTCCTGTAGTAAAGGACGGGATTTTTGCGGGAATGGTCACAGCCTCCGATATTGTTCATTTCCTTGGAAGAGGAGATGCATTCAGCAAATTGACAACCGGAAATATTCATGAGGCTCTAGACCAGCCTATAGGCTCTATTGTTTCAAAAGAACTGATCTGGACCAGCCCCGGCACAGATATGGGAAAAGCTATGAAAATCATGCTCGATAAAAAGATAGGCTCACTTCCGGTTCTGGAAGAAGGAATGCTACGCGGTATTATCACAGAGAGCGATTTCCTGAGAGGGTTTGACTTTTAA
- a CDS encoding OB-fold nucleic acid binding domain-containing protein, whose protein sequence is MTDIDTIYEKLSHVISKEDFLQRTQEKVENMGGLCDETMAAMLVANELGFSDAGRDSVKIESITPESGPVNFVARIVSVFDIKEFTRNDGTIGRVGNLIVGDETGKVKLTLWDNMADLIKNGKVKVGQTVQISGYAKQGYSGVEVNIGNNGVLTESEEEVDVASSSQNIKDIKDGMGDLNLTGKVLEVSEVKTFQRKDGSSGRVGNLMLGDSTGTIRVTLWDEKTDFLNQIEYGDTVELISAYARENAFTQKVELQIGNRSIIKKSEKEVEYKEEFTPIADIKADMNNINVSGRILDISEVRIFEKKDGSTGRVANILMGDSTGKIRLTIWDEKTDCLDEINFDDTVEVLNAYSRENTFSQQVELSLGARGIIQISEKKVEYREKFTDITDIVPGESYSVQGKVAEIGELREFEKEDGTESVVANLQLKDETGSIRLTLWGEQAYVIEDLDIDSEIQIIDAYAKYGLNEEIELSVGNRSRVIIL, encoded by the coding sequence ATGACCGATATTGACACTATTTATGAGAAGCTCAGCCATGTCATCAGTAAAGAGGATTTCCTGCAGCGTACACAGGAAAAGGTCGAGAACATGGGAGGGCTTTGTGATGAGACGATGGCTGCAATGCTGGTTGCCAATGAACTGGGATTCTCGGATGCAGGTAGAGACAGTGTGAAAATAGAAAGTATTACACCCGAGAGCGGACCTGTTAATTTTGTTGCAAGAATTGTTTCGGTTTTTGATATCAAGGAGTTTACCCGGAACGACGGTACTATAGGCAGAGTTGGAAATCTGATCGTCGGAGACGAAACCGGAAAAGTGAAGTTAACCTTGTGGGACAATATGGCAGACCTGATTAAAAACGGAAAAGTAAAGGTAGGGCAAACCGTTCAGATCAGCGGCTATGCAAAGCAGGGCTATTCTGGAGTGGAAGTTAACATCGGCAATAATGGAGTTCTGACCGAAAGTGAAGAGGAAGTTGATGTTGCTTCGAGCAGCCAGAATATAAAGGACATCAAAGATGGAATGGGAGACCTCAACCTTACGGGAAAAGTGCTGGAGGTTTCTGAAGTCAAGACTTTCCAGCGCAAAGACGGCAGCAGTGGGAGAGTTGGAAACCTGATGCTTGGAGATTCCACAGGCACAATCAGGGTAACGCTCTGGGACGAAAAAACCGATTTTTTAAACCAGATTGAGTACGGGGACACTGTTGAACTGATCAGTGCTTACGCCCGTGAAAATGCCTTTACACAGAAAGTAGAGCTGCAAATAGGAAACCGAAGCATAATCAAGAAAAGCGAAAAAGAAGTAGAATATAAAGAAGAGTTTACCCCTATTGCAGATATAAAAGCCGACATGAATAATATCAATGTTTCCGGAAGAATACTTGATATCTCAGAAGTCCGAATTTTCGAGAAAAAAGATGGATCCACCGGCAGGGTTGCAAACATCCTTATGGGTGATTCTACAGGCAAAATAAGGCTTACAATCTGGGACGAAAAAACCGATTGTCTTGACGAGATTAATTTCGATGATACAGTGGAAGTCCTCAATGCCTATTCCCGGGAAAACACATTCAGCCAGCAGGTGGAACTCAGCCTGGGAGCCAGAGGGATAATTCAGATAAGTGAAAAAAAGGTTGAGTACAGGGAGAAATTTACTGACATCACCGACATTGTCCCAGGAGAAAGTTATTCTGTCCAGGGGAAAGTTGCCGAAATCGGCGAACTCAGAGAGTTTGAGAAGGAGGACGGAACCGAAAGTGTGGTTGCAAACCTGCAGCTCAAAGACGAAACAGGCAGTATCCGATTAACTCTCTGGGGAGAACAGGCCTATGTTATAGAGGACCTGGATATAGACTCTGAGATCCAGATCATTGACGCTTATGCCAAATATGGGTTGAACGAAGAAATTGAACTTAGCGTTGGGAACAGGAGTAGAGTGATTATTCTCTGA
- a CDS encoding CBS domain-containing protein: MNVADIMSSPVYVVNVDEPVSHARKLMLRHRISTLLVLNEGKMVGIVTKSDISNRLAQAEPLWRRRPIDQIPIKLLMTESVITIYPEASISQAVTLMLENGVHDIPVVKNDIVGIVTRTDIVRYVAEHSEGMDTKISRLMTEDVVSVHRHHTINHVIDEMNKNEIERVIVKDDAGKTVGIISRRNLALNLLTDNEGKLSTKSIKMARKSSPGGQKTYRYVKEVPLTAEDIMVSPIITIDVNEKISDAAKKLIEEEVTALPVNDGEEIVGILSRTDIVKSML, encoded by the coding sequence ATGAATGTGGCGGACATCATGAGTTCACCTGTGTACGTTGTAAACGTAGATGAACCCGTGTCACATGCAAGAAAACTGATGTTAAGACACCGAATCAGTACGTTGCTTGTCCTTAACGAGGGCAAAATGGTGGGAATCGTCACGAAATCAGATATCAGCAACCGCCTGGCTCAAGCTGAACCTCTCTGGAGAAGACGGCCGATAGACCAGATCCCGATAAAGTTGTTGATGACAGAATCCGTAATCACCATTTATCCTGAGGCCTCCATTTCCCAGGCAGTCACTTTAATGCTTGAGAACGGAGTGCATGACATTCCAGTGGTAAAAAACGATATTGTAGGTATTGTTACCAGAACAGATATCGTGCGCTATGTTGCCGAACATTCGGAAGGAATGGATACAAAAATTTCCAGACTGATGACAGAAGATGTTGTTTCTGTTCACAGGCACCACACAATCAACCATGTGATAGACGAAATGAACAAAAACGAGATCGAAAGAGTGATCGTTAAAGACGATGCTGGAAAAACTGTAGGAATCATTTCAAGAAGAAACCTTGCCTTAAACCTCTTAACTGATAACGAAGGCAAGCTTTCAACAAAAAGTATCAAAATGGCCCGGAAGTCCTCGCCTGGAGGTCAGAAAACTTACAGGTATGTGAAAGAAGTGCCTTTGACAGCGGAAGACATCATGGTTTCTCCAATAATAACCATTGATGTAAACGAAAAAATTAGCGATGCTGCAAAAAAATTGATTGAAGAAGAGGTAACAGCCCTACCTGTCAACGATGGTGAAGAAATAGTAGGAATACTGAGCAGGACCGACATTGTGAAATCCATGCTCTGA